GGAACGGCTGGCGGCGATGAACGTCGTCATGGAGGCCGACGGCGACCCTGTCCGCGTCGACTCCGGGCTGCTCCGGCTCGGGGTGCAGCTCCTCGACGTACCGCTGTCGCAGGAGGCGATCCTCGCGGCGCGCAAGGTACTCGTCGAGCACTCGCGCGCCGCGGCTCACGAGCTCTCCCAGCTCTTCCGTGGCGAGGTGGCGGAGCGTGACGCCCGGGACGTGAGGTCCCTGTCGGCGCATATGCACCCCCTGGTGGTGCAGGCCCTGCTGACGACGTTCCAGCGTTCGCTGCGGGAAGAGCTGAGCGAGTGGGTCACCGGGTCAGGAACGGACTGAGTCGGCGAACGGCTCCCCCCGCTCGGCCTTCTCCACGAGGAGCGCCGGCGGGGTGAACCGCTCGCCGTACGTCTCGGCCAGCTCCCGCGCGCGGGCCACGAATCCGGGCAGGCCGCCTTCGTAGCCGTTGATGTACTGCAGGACGCCGCCGGTCCAGCCGGGGAAGCCGATGCCGAAGATCGAGCCGATGTTGGCGTCGGCGACCGAGGTCAGGACGCCCTCCTCGAGGAGCCGTACGGTGTCGAGCGCCTCGGCGAAGAGCATCCGCTCCTGCATGTCCCGGAACGGGATCTCGTACCCGGGCTTGGTGAAGTGCTCACGCAGGCCCGGCCAGAGCCCGGCCCGCTTGCCGTCCTCGGTGTAGTCGTAGAAGCCGGCGCCGCCGCTGCGGCCGGGGCGGCCGAACTCGTCGACCATGCGGTCGATGACCGCCTCCGCCGGGTGCGCGGTCCAGGTGCCGCCCGCCTCCTCGACGGCCCGCTTCGTCTCGCCCCGGATCTTGCGCGGCAGCGTGAGGGTCAGCTCGTCCATCAGGGAGAGCACCTTGGCCGGGTAGCCGGCCTGGGCGGCGGCCTGCTCCACGGAAGCCGGCTCGATGCCCTCGCCGACCATGGCGACGCCTTCGTTGATGAAGTGGCCGATCACGCGGGAGGTGAAGAAGCCGCGCGAGTCGTTGACGACGATCGGCGTCTTGTTGATCTGCCGGACCAGGTCGAAGGCCCGGGCGAGGGTCTCGTCAGCGGTGCGCTCGCCCTTGATGATCTCCACCAGCGGCATCTTGTCGACCGGCGAGAAGAAGTGCAGCCCGATGAAGTCGGCCTGACGCTCCACGCCCTCGGCGAGGGTGGTGATCGGCAGGGTGGAGGTGTTGGAGCACAGCAGCGCGTCGGGCGCGACGACGGACTCGATCTCCTGGAACACCTTGTGCTTGAGCGCGGTGTCCTCGAAGACGGCCTCGATCACCGCGTCACAGCCCGCGAGGTCGGCGACGTCGGCGGTGGGCCTGATCCGGGCGAGCAGCGCGTCCGCCTTCTCCTGGCTGGTACGGCCCTTGGCGACGGCCTTGGCGCACAGCTTCTCGGAGTAGCCCTTGCCCTTGGCGGCCGCCTGCGGGGAGACGTCCTTGAGGACGACGTCGATGCCCGCGCGGGCGCACGAGTAGGCGATGCCGGCGCCCATCATGCCGGCGCCGAGGACGGCGACCTTGCGGACCTGGCGGGTCTCGATGCCCTTCGGGCGGTTGGCGCCGGAGTTCACGGCCTGGAGGTCGAAGAAGAACGCCTGGATCATGTTCTTCGCGGTCTGCCCGGTGACCAGCTCGGTGAAGTAGCGGGTCTCGATGGTGATCGCGGTCTCGAAGTCGACCTGGGAGCCCTCGACGGCGGCGGCCATGATGTTGCGCGGGGCCGGGTAGGGGGCGCCATTGGTCTGCTTGCGCAGATTGGCCGGGAACGCGGGCAGGTTGGCGGCGAACTTCGGGTTCGCGGGGGTGCCGCCCGGGATCTTGTAGCCGGGGACGTCCCAGGGCTGGTGCGACTCGGGGTGCGCGTCGATGAAGGCGCGGGCCTTGGCGAGCATCTCCTCCTCGGTGGCGGCCACCTCGTGGACCAGGCCGTTGTCCAGGGCGCGTCGGGGGTTGTACTGGGTGCCCTGGAGCAGCACCTTCAGCAGCGCGTCCGTGATGCCCATCAGGCGTACGGTGCGGGTGACACCGCCGCCCGCCGGGAGCAGGCCGAGCGTGACCTCGGGCAGG
Above is a genomic segment from Streptomyces fodineus containing:
- a CDS encoding 3-hydroxyacyl-CoA dehydrogenase NAD-binding domain-containing protein, whose protein sequence is MTESTTIRWEQDDTGVVTLVLDDPNQSANTMNQAFRASITAIAARAEAEKDSIRGIIYTSAKKTFFAGGDLKDMIKAGPEDAQQVFDTATEIKNALRRIETLGKPVVAALNGAALGGGYEIALASHHRIALDAPGSKIGLPEVTLGLLPAGGGVTRTVRLMGITDALLKVLLQGTQYNPRRALDNGLVHEVAATEEEMLAKARAFIDAHPESHQPWDVPGYKIPGGTPANPKFAANLPAFPANLRKQTNGAPYPAPRNIMAAAVEGSQVDFETAITIETRYFTELVTGQTAKNMIQAFFFDLQAVNSGANRPKGIETRQVRKVAVLGAGMMGAGIAYSCARAGIDVVLKDVSPQAAAKGKGYSEKLCAKAVAKGRTSQEKADALLARIRPTADVADLAGCDAVIEAVFEDTALKHKVFQEIESVVAPDALLCSNTSTLPITTLAEGVERQADFIGLHFFSPVDKMPLVEIIKGERTADETLARAFDLVRQINKTPIVVNDSRGFFTSRVIGHFINEGVAMVGEGIEPASVEQAAAQAGYPAKVLSLMDELTLTLPRKIRGETKRAVEEAGGTWTAHPAEAVIDRMVDEFGRPGRSGGAGFYDYTEDGKRAGLWPGLREHFTKPGYEIPFRDMQERMLFAEALDTVRLLEEGVLTSVADANIGSIFGIGFPGWTGGVLQYINGYEGGLPGFVARARELAETYGERFTPPALLVEKAERGEPFADSVRS